The Phyllopteryx taeniolatus isolate TA_2022b chromosome 7, UOR_Ptae_1.2, whole genome shotgun sequence genome has a segment encoding these proteins:
- the fpgt gene encoding fucose-1-phosphate guanylyltransferase translates to MDSGAKEVNEDCVRQLRMATREKLKKFNCLRGRELACGEFWDVVAVTAADEWQKDAYELQIQAKVERKELPLGIPFKVFSDPPGCKIGNGGSTLHALQQLSDIYGPTLCRLRVILIHAGGSSQRLPSASALGKIFAAVPLGEPLYQMLELKLAIYVDFPAQMKPGVLVTCADDIELYSIARDESVAFDKPGFTALAHPSPLSIGTAHGVFVLEPCEETACSEMETRTCLRFLHKPSVDAMRDTGAVCQRRSGCFLISDSEFVYTDSTYYVDFDTSQCLLGVLKEVGPLECEIDAYGDFLQALGPQASIEYTRNTANVTKQDGGLVEIRQKIFRLLRGTPLNVILLNNSKFYHIGTTTEYIFHLTEDDALRSELGLLSSAFSVHPNEKADAASCVMHSVLEPSCSVGAGSVVEYSRLGDRVSVGRGSVVSSCWVRPDTSVPDGVFMHSLCVTQRERTGFLTVVFGINDNFKCCVKASESMEALTLFGVTLDTCVSLWGLDGHGLRFSGDVSGCSLWTVCLFPICEDQQQSFSLSLNMLQAVLGRRAFNIPKDTKLISMHEALQCKNLQEMLNFRKELYRDIARRSGASCEASSSMLD, encoded by the exons ATGGATTCGGGAGCGAAAGAAGTGAACGAGGATTGTGTCCGACAGTTGAGAATGGCAACtcgagaaaaactgaaaaaattcAACTGTTTGCGCG GTCGGGAGTTGGCGTGTGGCGAGTTCTGGGACGTGGTGGCGGTAACCGCCGCGGACGAGTGGCAGAAAGACGCCTACGAGCTTCAGATCCAGGCAAAAGTGGAGAGGAAAGAACTCCCGCTTGGAATTCCCTTCAAAGTCTTCTCGGATCCACCTGGATGTAAAATAG GCAACGGCGGCTCCACCCTTCACGCTCTGCAGCAGCTGAGTGACATCTACGGCCCGACTCTTTGCAGGTTGAGAGTCATCCTGATTCATGCAG GTGGCTCGAGTCAGCGCCTGCCCAGTGCCAGCGCGCTGGGGAAGATCTTCGCCGCCGTGCCGCTGGGCGAGCCCCTCTACCAGATGCTGGAGCTCAAACTGGCCATATATGTGGATTTCCCCGCACAGATGAAGCCCGGCGTGCTGGTGACCTGCGCGGACGACATTGAGCTCTACAGTATCGCCAGGGATGAGAGCGTTGCGTTCGACAAGCCGGGCTTTACGGCTTTAGCCCACCCGTCGCCGCTGTCCATCGGCACCGCCCACGGCGTTTTTGTTTTGGAGCCGTGTGAGGAGACCGCATGCTCAGAAATGGAGACCAGGACCTGCTTGCGCTTTCTCCACAAGCCTAGCGTTGATGCGATGCGAGACACGGGCGCCGTTTGTCAGAGGAGAAGCGGTTGTTTTCTTATATCCGATAGCGAGTTTGTCTACACGGACAGTACCTACTATGTAGACTTTGATACGTCGCAGTGTCTCCTCGGTGTGCTCAAAGAGGTCGGACCGTTGGAGTGCGAGATCGACGCGTACGGCGATTTCCTCCAAGCGTTAGGCCCGCAGGCCTCGATAGAATACACCCGCAACACGGCCAATGTCACCAAACAGGACGGCGGCCTGGTGGAAATCCGCCAGAAGATTTTCCGTCTTCTCAGAGGAACGCCGCTAAATGTGATCCTCCTCAATAACTCCAAGTTTTATCACATCGGGACCACGACGGAGTACATCTTCCACCTCACAGAGGATGACGCCCTGAGGAGCGAGTTGGGTCTCCTGTCGTCTGCGTTCAGCGTACACCCGAACGAAAAGGCTGATGCGGCATCCTGCGTGATGCACAGCGTCCTGGAACCTAGTTGCTCTGTGGGAGCCGGATCCGTGGTGGAGTACTCCAGACTGGGAGATAGAGTGTCCGTAGGCAGGGGCTCAGTGGTCAGCAGCTGCTGGGTCAGACCCGATACCTCGGTGCCCGATGGGGTCTTCATGCATTCTCTGTGTGTGACCCAACGGGAAAGAACTGGCTTCTTAACAGTCGTCTTCGGAATCAACGACAACTTCAAATGTTGCGTGAAAGCTTCCGAATCTATGGAAGCCTTGACTCTTTTTGGTGTGACTCTGGACACCTGCGTGTCCCTCTGGGGACTGGACGGTCATGGCTTGAGGTTTTCCGGTGACGTGTCCGGCTGTAGTTTGTGGaccgtttgtttgtttcccatTTGCGAGGACCAACAGCAGTCGTTCTCCTTGTCGCTAAACATGCTGCAGGCCGTCCTGGGCAGACGTGCCTTCAACATACCCAAAGACACAAAGCTGATATCTATGCATGAGGCCCTGCAGTGTAAGAATCTGCAGGAGATGCTGAACTTCCGGAAGGAACTCTATCGTGACATCGCACGGAGATCGGGAGCCAGTTGTGAGGCGAGCAGCAGCATGCTGGACTAA
- the acot11b gene encoding acyl-coenzyme A thioesterase 11b, with protein sequence MSSEEGKGARVAVEIGEAYRNPTEVKMSQIVLPCHSNHCGELSAGQLLKWMDSTACLSAERHAGCSCVTASVDDIHFEHTIGVGNVVTIIAKVNRAFTSSMEVGIMVTCEDLYTDTHWRICQAFASFVARRTETGKVRLKQLTPHTQMEQMEYSLAAERRRMRLIHADIITDLLSSSTAQLGECQEYQDAVPAERTRVESVELVLPPHANHQVSTFGGQIMAWMENVATISASRLCNAHPTLRSIDMFHFRGPSHIGDRLVLKSIVNNAFKHSMEVGVCAEAYQGGEPQRHINSAFMTFEVLDADRKPRTLPRIRPEPVDGKRRYQEAIARKKIRLDRKYITSCKQNEVPLSVPWDPSNQMYLSYNNVSALKLMDTINNWVLTSEKNKVRLYTLEENQTLCFKVEMNVSVSAQQTFHLLSDLRRRNEWDRHYQACEVITQADEDDTIYRVKTPSVRKGGKGQDFILLASCRKPCDVRDPYLIALRSVTLPTHPPTADYDRGEVLCAGFTIWEESVAVTKVTYYNQATPGVVPYISTDIVGLSSSFSSAFSACSDFLEANKNSLATSALRAKNAASTASPRKEP encoded by the exons ATGTCGTCGGAGGAGGGGAAAGGCGCCCGCGTGGCGGTGGAGATCGGCGAGGCGTACAGGAACCCCACGGAAGTGAAGATGAGTCAGATCGTGCTGCCCTGCCACTCCAATCACTGCGGCGAGCTGAGCGCCGGGCAGCTGCTCAAGTGGATGGACTCCACTGCCTGCCTGTCGG ctGAGAGACATGCAGGCTGCTCCTGTGTCACTGCGTCTGTCGATGACATCCATTTTGAACACACCATCGG ggtGGGAAATGTCGTCACCATCATAGCCAAGGTCAACAGAGCCTTCACGTCCAGTATGGAG GTTGGCATTATGGTGACGTGCGAGGACCTCTACACTGACACTCACTGGAGGATTTGTCAAGCATTCGCCTCTTTCGTGGCCAGGAGAACGGAAACGGGGAAG gtGCGGCTGAAGCAGCTGACGCCTCACacgcaaatggagcagatggagTACAGCCTGGCGGCAGAGCGGAGGAGGATGAGGCTCATCCACGCCGACATCATCACAGACCTGCTGAGCAGCAGCACGGCGCAGCTGG GAGAATGCCAGGAGTACCAGGACGCCGTGCCCGCCGAGCGCACCCGAGTGGAGAGTGTGGAGCTGGTGCTGCCGCCCCACGCCAACCACCAAGTCAGCACCTTCGGGGGCCAGATCATGGCTTGGATGGAGAACGTTGCCACCATCTCAGCAAG TCGCTTGTGTAATGCCCATCCCACCTTGAGGAGCATAGACATGTTCCATTTCCGTGGGCCGTCTCACATTGGCGACCGACTGGTACTGAAGTCCATCGTTAACAATGCCTTCAAGCACAG CATGGAGGTGGGTGTGTGCGCTGAGGCCTACCAGGGTGGAGAGCCTCAGCGTCATATAAATAGTGCCTTTATGACCTTCGAGGTATTGGACGCTGATCGGAAACCACGCACGCTGCCCCGGATAAGACCTGAGCCTGTG GACGGTAAACGCCGTTATCAAGAAGCTATCGCCAGGAAGAAGATCCGCCTCGATAG gaAATACATCACCTCCTGCAAGCAAAATGAAGTGCCCCTGTCTGTACCCTGGGATCCGAGTAACCAG ATGTACTTGAGCTACAATAATGTCTCTGCGCTGAAACTGATGGACACCATAAACAACTGGGTGTTGACCTCGGAGAAAAACAAA gtgaGACTGTACACGCTGGAGGAGAACCAGACGCTGTGCTTCAAAGTGGAGATGAACGTGAGCGTCTCAGCCCAGCAGACGTTCCACCTGCTGTCCGACCTCAGGAGGAGAAATGAGTGGGACCGCCATTATCA GGCGTGCGAGGTGATCACGCAGGCGGACGAGGACGACACCATTTATCGCGTCAAGACGCCCTCCGTCCGAAAAGGGGGCAAAGGCCAGGACTTTATCTTGCTGGCATCTTGTCGGAAACCGTGTGACGTCAG GGACCCGTATCTGATCGCTCTACGCTCGGTCACGCTGCCCACTCACCCCCCAACCGCGGACTACGACAGAGGAGAGGTGCTCTGCGCCGGCTTCACAATCTGGGAGGAGTCCGTCGCTGTCACCAAG GTCACCTACTACAATCAGGCCACACCAGGAGTTGTTCCCTACATCTCTACGGACATCGTGGGACTCTCCTCCTCGTTTTCCAGCGCCTTTTCCGCCTGCAGTGACTTCCTGGAGGCCAATAAGAACAGCTTGGCCACTTCGGCTCTGCGGGCCAAAAACGCAGCGAGTACGGCCTCTCCGCGAAAGGAACCATAG